In one window of Methanoculleus thermophilus DNA:
- a CDS encoding HNH endonuclease has product MVSERGVQITAPSKEVFAGGAYITDETMQAVLERQCHRCAGCNAPLVAGSTHFDFREPVICGGALTPGNFEALCPFCHQNRMRRIRERFAGRRK; this is encoded by the coding sequence GTGGTTAGCGAGCGCGGAGTACAGATAACGGCGCCTTCGAAAGAGGTGTTTGCCGGGGGAGCGTACATAACAGACGAGACCATGCAGGCTGTTCTCGAGCGGCAGTGCCACCGGTGCGCCGGGTGCAACGCCCCGCTGGTGGCCGGGTCGACGCACTTCGACTTCCGCGAACCCGTGATCTGCGGCGGCGCCCTCACGCCGGGGAACTTCGAGGCCCTCTGTCCGTTCTGTCACCAGAACAGGATGCGTCGGATCCGGGAGCGGTTTGCCGGCCGCAGAAAATAA
- a CDS encoding PPC domain-containing DNA-binding protein has product MQYSEGQVGRVFTVRIDDGEDFIREIERFVAAMNIQNGMIHFLGAVRNAKIVTGPKEPVLPPSPRGEEIFGGWELLGVATIYPGEDGPSIHMHAAAGKGIRSLAGCLREKAEVYIVVEAVVMEFLGISGRRLADEATGVNLPVFDRVLP; this is encoded by the coding sequence ATGCAGTACTCAGAAGGACAGGTCGGCAGAGTATTCACCGTCCGGATCGACGACGGCGAGGATTTCATCAGGGAGATCGAGCGGTTCGTCGCGGCGATGAATATCCAGAACGGCATGATCCACTTCCTCGGCGCCGTACGGAACGCAAAGATTGTGACGGGGCCAAAAGAACCGGTCCTCCCTCCCTCACCACGAGGAGAGGAGATCTTCGGCGGCTGGGAACTCCTAGGGGTCGCCACCATCTACCCGGGAGAGGATGGACCGTCGATTCACATGCACGCGGCGGCGGGGAAAGGGATACGTTCGCTCGCCGGATGCCTCCGGGAGAAAGCGGAGGTCTACATCGTCGTCGAGGCGGTCGTCATGGAGTTCCTCGGCATCTCCGGTCGGCGGCTCGCAGACGAGGCGACCGGCGTCAACCTGCCGGTCTTTGACCGGGTACTCCCATGA
- a CDS encoding beta-glucosidase encodes MTTTQVLEPGQKTADSRAAETEQRMTDDERFSMIISIMGATGGIIKVRDERIPEDVAMSAGYTPGVPRLGVPALRSSDASMGITNPGYRPDDTGATALPASIVVGSSFNPDLARDGGVLLGREARIRGFNIMLAGGINLARDPRNGRNFEYYSEDPLLTAVLGAGAVSGIQSQGVISTLKHYSLNCNETNRHWLDAIIDPAAHRESDLLAFQIAIERSEPGAIMSGYNKINGEYAGGNHYLLNEVLKGAWGYKGWVMSDWGATPSWEFALAGLDQESGVQADAVFWKTEPFTDPLRKAYAEGRFPKERLSDMVRRILRSLYAVGADSWGPAPEVNMEAHNEIALETARQGIVLLKNDGILPLATERPLKIAVIGGYAQLGVPSGTGSGAVLPGGGYAGIVKIGGPGPLGRARNLYLLPSSPLEELKRLLPSAEIEFDPGQTPAEAVLLARRSDVAIVFGIRVEGEGFDIADLSLPWGQDAAIEAVASANPNTVVVLETGNPVAMPWLDKVKAVVQAWYPGQAGGQAIAEVLTGTVNPSGRLPITFPADLAQTPRPDLPGLGTPWGTPTTIHYDEGAEVGYRWFAKTGDTPLFPFGHGLSYTTFAYSDLAVGGGETITARFTVTNTGEREGADVPQVYLTEAAGERRMRLLGFQRVLLGPGERRQVTIEADPRLLARFDEEAGRWRIAEGTYRVAIGKSATDLVLTGETWLSARLFGS; translated from the coding sequence GTGACCACCACGCAAGTGCTTGAACCCGGGCAAAAGACAGCCGATTCCCGGGCGGCCGAGACCGAACAGAGGATGACCGACGACGAGCGATTCTCGATGATCATCAGCATCATGGGCGCCACCGGCGGCATCATCAAAGTCCGTGATGAGCGCATCCCGGAAGACGTGGCCATGAGCGCCGGTTACACGCCCGGCGTGCCGCGGCTCGGCGTCCCGGCGTTGCGATCGAGCGATGCCAGCATGGGCATCACCAACCCCGGGTACCGCCCCGACGATACGGGCGCAACCGCGCTGCCGGCTTCCATCGTCGTCGGGTCGAGTTTCAACCCGGACCTCGCCCGCGACGGCGGCGTGCTGCTCGGCCGCGAGGCCCGGATCCGGGGGTTCAACATCATGCTGGCCGGCGGGATCAACCTCGCCCGCGACCCGCGCAACGGCCGCAACTTCGAGTACTACTCCGAGGACCCGCTCCTCACCGCCGTCCTCGGCGCCGGGGCGGTAAGCGGCATCCAGAGCCAGGGTGTCATCTCGACGCTCAAGCACTATTCGCTCAACTGCAACGAGACCAACCGGCACTGGCTGGACGCGATCATCGACCCGGCGGCGCACCGCGAGTCCGACCTGCTCGCATTCCAGATCGCGATCGAGCGTTCGGAGCCCGGCGCGATCATGAGCGGCTACAACAAGATCAACGGCGAGTATGCTGGCGGGAACCATTATCTCTTAAACGAGGTGCTCAAGGGCGCCTGGGGATATAAGGGCTGGGTGATGTCCGACTGGGGCGCGACGCCCTCCTGGGAGTTCGCTCTCGCCGGGCTCGACCAGGAATCCGGCGTGCAGGCAGACGCAGTCTTCTGGAAGACGGAGCCCTTCACGGACCCGCTCCGGAAGGCCTACGCCGAAGGCAGGTTCCCGAAGGAGCGTCTCTCCGATATGGTGCGCCGCATCCTGCGCTCGCTCTACGCGGTCGGGGCCGACTCGTGGGGGCCGGCGCCCGAGGTCAACATGGAAGCGCACAACGAGATCGCCCTCGAGACCGCCCGGCAGGGTATCGTGCTATTGAAGAACGACGGCATCCTGCCGCTCGCGACCGAAAGACCGCTCAAGATCGCAGTGATCGGCGGCTACGCGCAGCTCGGTGTCCCGAGCGGCACCGGATCGGGTGCGGTGCTCCCGGGGGGTGGGTATGCAGGTATCGTCAAGATCGGCGGCCCGGGGCCCCTGGGGCGCGCACGGAACCTCTACCTTCTCCCGTCGTCACCTCTTGAGGAGCTGAAGAGACTCCTGCCCTCAGCGGAGATCGAGTTTGACCCCGGACAGACGCCGGCGGAGGCGGTTCTGCTCGCACGACGCTCGGACGTCGCCATCGTCTTCGGGATCCGCGTCGAGGGCGAAGGCTTCGACATCGCCGATCTCTCGCTGCCCTGGGGCCAGGACGCCGCCATCGAGGCCGTGGCGTCTGCCAATCCGAACACCGTCGTGGTGCTGGAGACCGGCAACCCGGTCGCGATGCCGTGGCTGGATAAGGTGAAGGCGGTCGTCCAGGCGTGGTATCCAGGACAGGCCGGCGGACAGGCGATCGCCGAGGTGCTCACCGGGACGGTAAACCCCTCCGGCCGTCTGCCGATTACCTTCCCGGCCGACCTCGCCCAGACTCCGAGGCCGGACCTCCCCGGCCTCGGCACGCCGTGGGGCACACCGACCACCATCCATTACGACGAAGGCGCGGAGGTCGGTTACCGCTGGTTCGCAAAGACGGGTGATACACCGCTCTTCCCCTTCGGCCACGGGTTGAGTTACACGACGTTTGCCTACAGCGATCTTGCGGTCGGCGGCGGCGAGACGATCACGGCGAGGTTCACCGTGACGAACACCGGCGAACGCGAGGGTGCGGACGTACCACAGGTGTATCTGACGGAGGCGGCGGGTGAGAGGCGGATGCGGCTTCTCGGATTCCAGCGCGTCCTGCTCGGGCCGGGTGAGAGACGGCAGGTGACGATCGAGGCCGACCCCCGCCTGCTTGCACGATTCGACGAAGAAGCCGGCAGGTGGCGCATTGCAGAAGGAACATACCGGGTGGCGATCGGGAAATCAGCCACGGATCTGGTATTGACAGGCGAGACCTGGTTATCCGCGAGGCTGTTTGGGAGTTGA
- a CDS encoding SRPBCC family protein, producing MAEQSRRSGEQALKERNPTRITAEPGKQELIIVREFDAPRDLVFLAHTDPKLYEQWIGPRGYTTKIEAFEARSGGNWRYVQKDKDGSEYGFHGVFHDVTPPERIIQTFEYEGLPESGHVVLEEGRFEELPGNRTRFTGRSVFLSVEDRDGMVQSGMEEGLKDSFLRLDELLERLQK from the coding sequence ATGGCAGAGCAATCGCGAAGAAGCGGCGAGCAGGCGTTGAAGGAGAGGAATCCCACCCGGATCACTGCAGAGCCCGGAAAGCAGGAACTGATCATCGTCCGTGAGTTCGATGCTCCGCGAGACCTTGTCTTTTTGGCCCACACCGACCCGAAACTCTATGAGCAGTGGATCGGTCCGCGGGGCTACACCACGAAGATAGAGGCGTTTGAGGCCCGGAGCGGTGGGAACTGGCGGTACGTTCAGAAGGATAAGGACGGGAGCGAGTACGGGTTCCACGGGGTGTTCCACGATGTGACGCCGCCCGAGCGGATCATCCAGACGTTCGAGTACGAGGGGCTCCCGGAGTCCGGTCATGTCGTCCTCGAGGAGGGGAGGTTCGAGGAGCTGCCCGGCAACCGGACGAGGTTCACCGGCAGGTCGGTCTTCCTCTCGGTGGAGGATCGCGATGGGATGGTGCAGTCCGGCATGGAGGAGGGTTTGAAGGACTCTTTCTTGCGGCTCGACGAGCTCCTGGAGAGACTGCAGAAGTAG
- a CDS encoding TIGR00266 family protein — MQYTIAGDNLQMVTIHLAPGESVCAEAGAMVNMSGNMQMTTNMKGGLFKGLKRMMTGEGLFMTEFTPTGGEGFVSFAGNVPGKIFDLDLSGGEFIAQKDAYLCSEQGVDLDIAFTKRLRSGAFGGEGFILQRLSGSGKVFLHCCGDIMEMTLAPGEVVRVETGLVVGFESTVDYSIQLAGGVKTVLFGGEGLFLTTLTGPGKVVLQSMDIAKLASSLIPYLPIQSNTSGR; from the coding sequence ATGCAGTATACTATAGCGGGAGACAACCTGCAGATGGTGACCATCCACCTCGCTCCTGGCGAGAGCGTCTGCGCCGAGGCCGGCGCCATGGTCAACATGAGCGGGAACATGCAGATGACCACCAACATGAAGGGTGGACTCTTTAAGGGGCTCAAACGGATGATGACCGGCGAGGGGCTCTTCATGACCGAGTTCACTCCAACGGGCGGGGAGGGGTTCGTCTCGTTCGCCGGGAATGTGCCGGGCAAGATATTCGACCTCGATCTTTCCGGCGGTGAGTTCATCGCCCAGAAAGATGCATACCTCTGCTCGGAACAGGGCGTCGACCTCGATATCGCTTTCACCAAACGCCTCAGATCCGGGGCTTTCGGCGGTGAGGGGTTCATCCTCCAGCGGCTCTCCGGCTCCGGGAAGGTCTTCCTCCACTGCTGCGGCGACATCATGGAGATGACGCTTGCACCTGGCGAGGTCGTCCGGGTCGAGACCGGGCTCGTCGTCGGGTTCGAGAGCACCGTCGACTACAGCATCCAGCTCGCCGGCGGCGTAAAGACCGTCCTCTTCGGCGGTGAAGGACTCTTCCTGACGACGCTGACGGGGCCGGGTAAAGTCGTCCTGCAATCGATGGATATCGCAAAACTCGCAAGTTCATTGATTCCTTACCTCCCCATCCAGAGCAACACGTCGGGACGGTAA
- a CDS encoding acyltransferase, producing MTSVVWFREIEYMRGFAALAVIAVHISMNYTQIPTVNLLALLNLFIYIAAHFAVPVFVFISGWVLAARYAREYPVMTFYRRRARTILLPYLFFTALYLMVRVDGTIGFAGVPTPGRVVEALLLGTAAYHLWFFVLIIQLYLLYPLIALGYDRFDRAGTGLCLLLLLLIVQPLWNAGAHLVGGLAGPEWYTVLIRLFPSHLFYFVLGIHVARHTGQFRSTLRSLPTIGVLAAAGGGALVLGGMWVASALLLGSLTSTTLAVFCIYRLLEPFYYIPVIAVLVLAAWRLEGAIGRVSAAARSFGDYSYGIYLVHPLVIAAGASILFSLTGLSWADWLTYPVLFLAAAAVSYGVVRGASRVPYAGYLIGESRGSREPGNRSSSHLAERGDFEIDLPR from the coding sequence GTGACTTCGGTGGTCTGGTTCCGGGAGATCGAGTATATGCGCGGGTTTGCTGCCCTCGCCGTGATCGCCGTCCACATATCGATGAACTATACCCAGATCCCCACCGTGAACCTGCTTGCTCTCCTTAACCTCTTTATCTACATCGCCGCTCACTTTGCGGTGCCGGTCTTCGTCTTCATATCCGGGTGGGTGCTTGCGGCGCGATACGCGCGTGAATATCCGGTCATGACGTTCTACCGGCGCCGGGCCCGGACGATTCTCCTCCCATATCTTTTCTTTACGGCTCTCTACCTCATGGTGAGGGTGGACGGCACGATCGGGTTTGCCGGAGTGCCTACACCCGGGAGGGTGGTTGAGGCCCTTCTGCTCGGGACCGCGGCCTATCACCTCTGGTTCTTTGTGCTGATCATCCAGCTCTACCTTCTTTATCCGCTGATTGCCCTGGGCTATGACCGGTTCGACCGGGCTGGAACCGGGCTCTGCCTCCTCCTCTTGCTCCTCATCGTCCAGCCTCTCTGGAATGCAGGGGCCCATCTGGTGGGGGGGCTGGCCGGTCCGGAGTGGTATACGGTCCTGATCCGACTCTTCCCCTCGCACCTCTTCTACTTCGTCCTCGGGATCCACGTCGCCCGGCATACGGGTCAGTTCCGGTCGACACTCCGGTCGCTGCCGACGATAGGGGTTCTTGCTGCAGCTGGCGGAGGGGCTCTAGTTCTTGGCGGCATGTGGGTAGCAAGCGCCCTCCTGTTGGGGAGCCTAACCAGCACAACGCTTGCGGTCTTCTGCATCTACCGCCTCCTCGAGCCCTTCTACTATATCCCGGTCATCGCCGTGCTCGTCCTCGCGGCCTGGCGACTGGAGGGGGCAATCGGCCGGGTGAGCGCTGCCGCCCGGTCGTTTGGGGACTATTCCTACGGCATCTACCTCGTCCATCCACTCGTCATCGCCGCCGGTGCGAGCATCTTGTTCTCCCTTACGGGGCTGTCATGGGCGGACTGGCTCACCTACCCGGTGCTCTTCCTCGCGGCGGCAGCGGTGAGTTACGGGGTGGTGCGGGGGGCATCGAGGGTCCCGTACGCGGGGTATCTGATAGGAGAGTCACGGGGTTCACGGGAGCCCGGTAATAGATCGTCTTCCCACCTGGCCGAGCGGGGAGATTTTGAGATCGATCTGCCGCGGTGA
- a CDS encoding YgiQ family radical SAM protein — MTDQPEFLPMTVAEAERLGIDRFDIILISGDAYVDHPSFGTALLGRVLVDAGYSVGVIAQPDWRSDADFLRLGEPRLFFSVSAGNVDSMVNAFTPNLKRRSSDVYSPGGRLLRPDRATLVYTDRIHALFPETPIVIGGIEASLRRFAHYDYWSDSVRQSILADAPADLLVFGMGERQVVTIAERLAAGETIHSLTDIPGTAYRVDLKTWRGMDHTGYVVLPDFREVKEDRYAYARAFALHYNEQDPFRGRPVAQPHPKTVVVQNLPAKPLSGPELDRIYEYPYTRRAHPSYTEPIPALEPVRFSIVSHRGCFGACSFCALTHHQGRIIQSRSVDSIVREVERIAKMPEFTGIIQDVGGPTANMYGIHCGRWESAGTCPDRRCIDCTVLDRSHEEQLRLLRRLREIPGVKQVFIASGIRYDLIGPEDEEYLAEVCKHHVSGHLKVAPEHISDRVCACMGKPSREVFDAFRKRFEALQEGKKKRQYLVPYFMSGHPGCRIEDMVELAEYVRDTGLYTEQVQDFTPTPMSISTTIYHTGLNPFTLEEVHVPKGREKRIQRALMHYRDPKNYGLVCEGLQAAGREDLIGNAWQCLVPARGRSPSGGPRKRQTRRPPR; from the coding sequence ATGACCGATCAACCCGAATTCCTCCCCATGACGGTTGCGGAGGCGGAGCGCCTCGGGATAGACCGGTTCGATATTATCCTCATCTCTGGAGACGCCTACGTCGATCACCCATCCTTCGGGACGGCGTTGCTCGGGCGGGTGCTCGTCGATGCAGGATACTCCGTCGGCGTCATCGCCCAGCCGGACTGGCGAAGCGATGCCGATTTCCTGCGCCTCGGCGAGCCACGGCTCTTCTTCTCGGTCTCGGCCGGAAACGTCGATTCGATGGTGAACGCCTTCACGCCGAACTTAAAACGCCGGAGTTCGGATGTCTACTCCCCCGGAGGGAGGCTTCTGCGGCCCGATCGGGCGACCCTCGTCTACACCGACCGGATCCACGCCCTCTTCCCGGAGACGCCGATCGTCATCGGCGGGATCGAGGCGAGTCTCCGTCGGTTCGCCCACTACGACTACTGGTCCGATTCGGTCAGGCAGTCCATCCTCGCCGACGCCCCTGCCGACCTCCTCGTCTTCGGGATGGGCGAGCGCCAGGTGGTCACGATTGCAGAGAGGCTCGCCGCCGGGGAGACGATTCACTCCCTCACCGATATCCCCGGCACCGCCTACCGGGTTGACCTGAAAACCTGGCGGGGCATGGACCATACAGGCTACGTCGTCCTTCCCGATTTCCGGGAGGTGAAGGAGGATCGGTACGCCTATGCACGGGCGTTCGCCCTGCACTATAACGAGCAGGATCCCTTCCGCGGCAGGCCTGTGGCCCAGCCGCACCCAAAGACCGTCGTCGTCCAGAATCTTCCGGCAAAGCCCCTATCCGGCCCTGAACTCGACCGGATCTACGAGTACCCCTACACCCGGAGGGCTCACCCCTCCTACACCGAGCCCATCCCCGCCCTTGAGCCCGTCAGGTTCTCGATTGTCAGTCACCGGGGATGCTTTGGCGCCTGCTCCTTCTGCGCCCTCACCCATCACCAGGGCCGGATCATCCAGAGCCGGAGCGTGGACTCGATCGTCCGCGAGGTGGAGCGGATCGCAAAGATGCCGGAGTTCACCGGCATCATCCAGGACGTCGGCGGGCCTACGGCCAATATGTACGGGATCCACTGCGGCCGGTGGGAGTCCGCCGGGACCTGCCCGGATCGCCGTTGCATCGACTGTACCGTGCTCGACCGCAGCCACGAAGAGCAACTCCGCCTGCTCCGGCGGCTCCGGGAGATACCGGGGGTGAAGCAGGTCTTCATCGCCTCCGGTATCCGTTACGACCTTATCGGGCCGGAGGATGAAGAGTATCTCGCAGAGGTCTGCAAGCACCACGTCTCCGGGCATCTCAAGGTCGCCCCAGAACATATCTCGGACCGGGTCTGTGCCTGCATGGGGAAACCCTCCCGCGAAGTCTTCGATGCTTTCAGGAAGCGGTTCGAGGCCCTCCAGGAGGGGAAGAAGAAGCGGCAGTACCTCGTTCCCTACTTCATGTCCGGGCACCCGGGGTGCCGGATCGAAGATATGGTCGAACTTGCCGAGTACGTCCGGGATACGGGCCTCTACACCGAGCAGGTCCAGGACTTCACGCCAACGCCGATGAGCATCTCGACGACGATCTACCACACCGGGCTAAACCCCTTCACCCTCGAGGAGGTCCATGTCCCGAAAGGCCGGGAGAAGAGAATCCAGAGGGCGCTCATGCACTATCGGGACCCGAAGAACTACGGGCTCGTCTGCGAAGGGCTCCAGGCGGCCGGGAGAGAGGACCTCATCGGGAACGCGTGGCAGTGCCTCGTCCCGGCGCGGGGCAGGAGCCCCTCTGGAGGACCGCGCAAGCGGCAAACCCGGCGACCGCCGCGATGA
- the serA gene encoding phosphoglycerate dehydrogenase, which translates to MKYRVLVSDPLAEEGIDILKEFCDVDVKTGLTEDQLVAIIGDYDALLVRSGTEVTARVIDAGTKLKFIGRAGAGVDNIDTEAATRRGIIVANAPEGNTLAATEHTMAMMLSLARNIPQATASLKKGEWKRSKFMGVELNDKVLGIIGFGRIGREVAKRAQAMEMKCIAYDPFITKERAASLGVEMVPIEELFRRADVITVHTPLIKETRHLINAKSIATMKDGVRLINCARGGIIDEAALVDAIKSGKVAGAALDVFENEPPTDSPLLELDKVIVTPHLGASTVEAQKNVAISVANQCISVLSGGAAKYVVNAPTIPAEQQAVIEPYAALAQKMGSLLIQLIEGRLESIKITYGGEAATLPNTKFITRVILKGMLDPILQAPVNFVNAEFVAKERGIRLSETTTEEAYGFKNIISITAKTDKMTESVSGSVSAPDHARIVSIGGYLTDLTPTGHVVISRHIDKPGIIGKAATILGQANVNIAGMQVGRHKPGEEALMVLTVDSAVPAEAMEEIKKIDGIHTAKHAEI; encoded by the coding sequence GTGAAATATAGAGTGCTGGTCAGCGACCCGCTGGCAGAGGAAGGAATTGACATCCTGAAGGAGTTCTGTGATGTGGATGTCAAGACCGGGCTGACCGAAGATCAGCTCGTTGCTATTATCGGAGATTACGATGCCCTGCTGGTGCGCTCGGGGACCGAGGTCACGGCACGTGTCATCGATGCAGGGACAAAACTCAAGTTTATCGGCCGTGCCGGAGCAGGAGTCGACAATATCGATACCGAAGCGGCAACACGCAGGGGGATCATTGTTGCAAACGCTCCTGAAGGAAACACCCTCGCAGCCACTGAGCATACGATGGCAATGATGCTCTCGCTCGCGCGCAATATCCCCCAGGCGACAGCATCCTTGAAGAAGGGAGAATGGAAGCGCTCGAAGTTCATGGGAGTCGAGTTGAACGACAAGGTCCTCGGGATCATTGGATTTGGGCGTATCGGACGCGAGGTTGCAAAGCGTGCACAGGCAATGGAGATGAAGTGCATCGCCTACGATCCTTTCATCACCAAAGAGCGGGCGGCAAGCCTCGGCGTGGAGATGGTGCCAATCGAGGAGCTCTTCCGGAGAGCGGACGTCATCACGGTCCACACGCCGCTGATCAAGGAGACGCGCCATCTCATCAACGCCAAGTCGATCGCCACGATGAAGGATGGCGTTCGGTTGATTAACTGCGCCCGTGGCGGGATCATCGACGAGGCAGCCCTCGTCGACGCGATCAAGAGCGGCAAGGTTGCCGGTGCGGCGCTCGATGTCTTTGAGAACGAGCCGCCGACGGACTCTCCGCTCCTCGAACTCGATAAGGTGATCGTCACCCCGCACCTTGGGGCGAGCACGGTCGAAGCGCAAAAGAACGTTGCGATATCGGTCGCAAACCAGTGCATCAGCGTGCTTTCGGGCGGTGCGGCGAAGTATGTGGTGAACGCGCCGACGATCCCCGCAGAGCAGCAGGCGGTGATCGAGCCCTACGCGGCCCTTGCGCAGAAGATGGGCAGCCTCCTCATCCAGCTCATCGAAGGAAGGCTTGAGTCGATCAAGATCACCTACGGCGGCGAGGCAGCGACTCTGCCGAACACGAAGTTCATCACCCGCGTCATCCTGAAGGGTATGCTCGACCCAATCCTCCAGGCTCCGGTCAACTTTGTGAACGCGGAGTTTGTCGCAAAAGAGCGCGGAATCCGGCTGAGCGAGACCACCACCGAAGAAGCGTACGGCTTCAAGAACATCATCAGCATCACCGCAAAGACCGATAAGATGACCGAGTCGGTGAGCGGCAGCGTCTCGGCCCCGGACCACGCGCGCATCGTGAGCATCGGCGGCTACCTGACCGACCTGACCCCGACGGGCCACGTGGTCATCTCCCGCCACATCGACAAGCCCGGTATCATCGGCAAGGCCGCGACGATCCTCGGTCAGGCGAACGTGAACATCGCCGGGATGCAGGTCGGGCGCCACAAGCCCGGCGAAGAGGCGCTGATGGTCCTCACCGTCGACTCCGCGGTGCCGGCCGAAGCGATGGAAGAGATCAAGAAGATCGACGGGATTCATACGGCAAAGCACGCCGAGATCTGA